The following proteins come from a genomic window of Mariniflexile sp. TRM1-10:
- a CDS encoding SusC/RagA family TonB-linked outer membrane protein, with the protein MRTFFFLLCTTVFSFTTENTFSQEKVVIDQDQTVTVDKVFKIIKEQTNYRFIYPSNLFENAPKIQLTKGEIEIQKLLNQSLSGSNLNFEVSKNNTIVIKENVVNYVNEIQQGIQISGTVVDGSGFPLPGANILEQGTKNGAQSDFDGNFSLKVSSKNAVLVVSYLGYLTREVALEGKTKIDIVLRENASALDEVVVVGYGTQRKSDLTGSVSVVDIDNAKKTVTYDAAKMLQGQVAGVTVQSSGEPGGFVNIKIRGINSFSNNNPLFVIDGMIIDSPFDFAPGDIESMQVLKDASAAAIYGVRGANGVVIITTKKGKMGKFDVKLKSLYGVQNVANTWSVTDRVGYQNITTAAELNAGLSIAPGNDPNNPSYISNVDTNWQEAAFRTGYIENHALTFSGGAESLAYNMNVDYFKNSSYMDSPQDYERISTNLNLTGNKGKFKYGSKLGYTQSNKEIFNEYLAGQSPISDLLGAIPTMSVYDENNIGGYGGTDNLTQRAISMNVIGFNNVNENSGQRNRFIGNIWGELEIFEGFKYKLDASFDRLDWKNRLFIPESELGWYYLTTPEEASLDIATGSQTRTFLNHLLTYDITLADKHKIGVLAGLVQERNDYYNHWSRGVGYPTGTISHLEYATDTSTGENENTITGISYLSRLNYGYDDRYLLTVNFRQDKTSLFSEINNSANFYSFSGAWKLSNEKFITLPEWLNTVKLRGGYGELGNNTIPPYFFATTTNQFAGYNFNNALAPGTTVVSSLDPNVHWEKTKTTNVALELGLLDNDLQFTAEYYIKKSNDLLIGVPLPFSTGAFPASITTNAGAVQNKGLEFTASYSNNRHEFKYNISANLGTLKNEVQQIGINGNPIYGAASKTEVGRSIGEIYAYETDGIFQSDAEVAASPTQVGAAAGDIKFKDQLTVDTDNDGVFDSADGIINDQDRIFQGVTIPKYSYGFNFNSTYKNFDLSFFLQGAGGNKAFNGMYRNLMIGQYVNHHTDALNYWTPTNTDTNVPRPIIGDPNGNARDSNRFIEDGDYIKLQNMEIGYNIPLGDNKLIQSVRIYANGQNLFIISKYRGYDPDFNSNDGLFSRGYDGGSLPNPRTFSLGVQVDF; encoded by the coding sequence ATGAGAACATTTTTCTTCTTATTATGTACAACCGTATTCAGTTTCACTACTGAAAACACATTTTCTCAAGAGAAGGTTGTCATTGACCAAGACCAAACGGTAACGGTTGATAAGGTGTTCAAAATAATAAAAGAACAAACGAATTATCGTTTTATTTACCCAAGTAATCTATTTGAAAATGCTCCTAAAATTCAATTAACAAAAGGGGAAATTGAAATTCAAAAATTACTAAACCAAAGCCTTTCAGGAAGTAATCTTAATTTTGAAGTATCTAAAAACAACACCATTGTAATTAAAGAAAATGTTGTTAATTATGTTAATGAAATTCAACAAGGTATTCAAATATCTGGTACTGTTGTAGATGGTTCTGGGTTTCCTTTACCTGGGGCAAATATTCTAGAACAAGGTACTAAAAATGGTGCACAGTCAGATTTTGACGGTAATTTTTCCTTAAAAGTTTCAAGTAAAAACGCTGTTTTAGTAGTTTCTTACTTAGGATATTTAACCAGAGAAGTTGCCTTAGAAGGTAAAACAAAAATTGATATTGTGCTACGTGAAAACGCTTCAGCTTTAGATGAAGTCGTGGTTGTAGGTTACGGTACGCAAAGAAAATCAGACTTAACGGGCTCTGTAAGTGTTGTAGATATTGATAATGCTAAAAAAACAGTAACATACGATGCCGCTAAAATGTTACAAGGTCAAGTTGCAGGTGTAACAGTACAATCTTCAGGAGAACCAGGAGGTTTTGTTAACATTAAAATTAGAGGAATAAACTCGTTTAGCAACAACAACCCGCTTTTTGTAATAGACGGAATGATTATAGATAGCCCTTTCGATTTTGCTCCAGGCGATATCGAATCTATGCAAGTGCTTAAAGATGCATCGGCAGCAGCCATTTATGGAGTACGTGGCGCTAACGGTGTTGTAATTATCACCACAAAAAAAGGAAAAATGGGCAAATTTGATGTGAAATTAAAGTCACTTTATGGCGTTCAAAATGTAGCTAATACTTGGTCGGTAACAGATAGAGTGGGCTATCAAAACATAACTACTGCTGCCGAGTTAAACGCAGGTTTAAGTATTGCACCAGGAAACGACCCAAACAATCCTTCATATATTAGTAACGTAGACACCAATTGGCAAGAAGCTGCTTTTCGTACAGGTTATATTGAAAACCACGCCCTTACTTTTAGTGGTGGTGCCGAAAGTTTAGCCTATAACATGAATGTAGATTACTTTAAAAATAGTAGTTATATGGATTCTCCACAAGACTATGAAAGAATATCTACCAATCTAAATTTAACAGGGAACAAAGGCAAGTTTAAGTATGGCTCAAAATTGGGTTATACACAATCTAATAAAGAAATTTTTAACGAGTATTTAGCTGGCCAGTCGCCAATAAGTGATTTATTGGGAGCTATTCCAACAATGTCAGTTTATGATGAAAACAATATAGGAGGTTATGGCGGCACAGACAACTTAACCCAAAGAGCTATTTCCATGAACGTCATTGGGTTTAATAATGTAAATGAAAATTCAGGACAAAGAAATCGTTTTATCGGAAATATTTGGGGAGAATTAGAAATATTTGAAGGATTTAAATATAAATTGGATGCCAGTTTTGATAGATTAGATTGGAAAAATAGACTGTTTATTCCTGAAAGTGAATTAGGATGGTATTACTTAACAACGCCCGAAGAAGCGTCTTTAGATATTGCAACAGGAAGTCAAACCAGAACCTTCCTAAATCATTTACTTACTTATGATATAACTCTAGCAGATAAGCATAAAATAGGTGTTTTAGCTGGTTTAGTACAAGAAAGAAACGACTATTACAACCATTGGTCAAGAGGTGTTGGATACCCAACAGGAACGATTAGTCATTTAGAATATGCTACCGATACGAGTACAGGTGAAAACGAAAACACTATAACAGGTATTTCTTATTTAAGCAGGTTAAACTATGGGTACGACGATCGTTATTTGTTAACTGTAAACTTTAGACAAGATAAAACATCGCTTTTTAGTGAAATCAATAATTCAGCAAATTTTTATTCCTTTTCAGGTGCTTGGAAACTTAGCAACGAAAAATTCATCACTTTACCAGAGTGGTTAAATACTGTTAAGTTAAGAGGTGGTTATGGCGAATTGGGCAATAACACCATTCCACCATACTTTTTCGCAACAACCACAAATCAGTTTGCCGGATATAATTTCAATAATGCTTTAGCTCCTGGAACCACAGTTGTAAGCTCGTTGGACCCTAATGTACATTGGGAAAAGACAAAAACAACCAATGTGGCACTTGAATTAGGTTTATTGGATAATGATTTACAATTTACGGCAGAATATTATATTAAAAAATCAAACGATTTATTAATTGGTGTACCACTACCTTTTTCTACTGGTGCATTTCCTGCAAGTATTACCACTAATGCAGGCGCTGTTCAAAATAAAGGTTTAGAATTTACGGCTTCTTACAGCAATAATCGCCATGAGTTTAAATACAATATTTCGGCTAATTTAGGAACACTTAAAAATGAAGTACAACAAATAGGCATCAATGGAAATCCAATTTATGGTGCTGCTTCAAAAACAGAAGTTGGAAGATCTATTGGAGAAATTTATGCTTATGAAACCGATGGCATTTTCCAATCGGATGCTGAAGTTGCCGCTTCACCAACACAAGTTGGTGCGGCTGCTGGTGATATTAAATTCAAAGATCAATTAACCGTAGATACAGATAACGATGGTGTGTTTGATTCGGCAGACGGTATTATTAACGATCAAGATAGAATTTTTCAAGGAGTTACTATTCCTAAATACAGCTATGGGTTTAACTTTAATAGTACTTATAAAAACTTTGATTTATCATTCTTTTTACAAGGTGCTGGCGGAAACAAAGCATTCAATGGGATGTATAGAAACTTGATGATTGGTCAATATGTTAATCATCATACAGATGCATTAAATTACTGGACACCTACCAATACCGATACGAATGTACCACGACCAATCATCGGAGATCCAAATGGCAATGCAAGAGATTCTAACAGATTTATTGAAGACGGTGATTATATTAAACTTCAAAATATGGAGATTGGGTATAATATTCCTTTAGGAGATAATAAATTAATCCAAAGTGTTAGAATTTATGCCAATGGCCAAAACTTATTTATTATAAGTAAGTACAGAGGATATGATCCAGATTTTAATTCAAATGACGGATTGTTTTCTAGAGGGTACGATGGTGGGTCTTTACCAAATCCAAGAACATTCTCATTAGGTGTTCAAGTAGATTTTTAA
- a CDS encoding FecR family protein — MSVFNKIIILSKKLASSLLKDEKPTDLEASDIFNDADKAYILKNLTDETLIKERLNLANQVKKKEDWEKVKSNITKPSVRFLYWKYTAAAAVIGLLATTYFFRGTLFNNSNECMPIIVNNNIKTGTDKATLTLEDGTIIALEKGNNYEAGNFKSNGEKIIYQANNRSNSKIAYNYLTIPRGGQFFIELSDGTKIWLNSETQLKYPVSFIKGETRNVELVYGEAYFDVSPSVNHKGSKFKVINQNQVVEVLGTAFNIKAYKDETNIYTTLAEGKVELDFNGKKQKLSPTQQSNFNLNTNALLVVNVDVYNEVSWRQGVFSFENKPLKEIMKVLSRWYNMNVVFINEEIGNEAFTGVLGKDQNIEDILATIKNFGIINNYYIKNKTITLK; from the coding sequence ATGTCTGTTTTCAATAAAATCATTATACTATCCAAAAAACTTGCGTCCTCATTATTAAAAGACGAAAAGCCTACAGATTTAGAAGCTTCCGATATTTTTAATGATGCTGATAAAGCATATATATTGAAGAATCTTACCGATGAGACTTTAATAAAAGAACGTCTTAACCTAGCAAATCAAGTTAAAAAAAAGGAAGATTGGGAAAAAGTAAAAAGTAATATTACAAAACCATCCGTAAGGTTTTTATATTGGAAATATACTGCCGCTGCCGCTGTAATAGGATTATTGGCAACTACATATTTTTTTAGAGGAACACTTTTTAACAACTCTAATGAGTGCATGCCAATAATTGTAAATAATAATATAAAAACAGGTACCGATAAGGCTACCCTAACATTAGAAGATGGAACCATTATAGCTTTAGAAAAGGGAAATAATTATGAGGCTGGTAATTTTAAAAGCAATGGCGAAAAAATAATATACCAAGCAAATAATCGCTCAAATTCAAAAATTGCATATAATTATTTAACTATTCCGAGAGGCGGGCAATTTTTTATTGAATTATCAGATGGCACAAAAATATGGTTAAACTCAGAAACCCAACTTAAATATCCCGTATCTTTTATTAAAGGTGAAACCCGAAATGTAGAACTTGTTTATGGAGAGGCTTATTTTGATGTATCACCTAGCGTTAACCATAAAGGATCGAAATTCAAAGTAATAAACCAAAATCAAGTGGTTGAGGTTTTAGGAACAGCGTTCAATATAAAAGCCTATAAAGACGAAACTAATATTTACACCACTTTGGCAGAAGGCAAGGTAGAATTAGACTTTAACGGGAAAAAACAAAAATTAAGTCCAACACAACAATCTAATTTTAATTTGAACACCAATGCTTTATTGGTAGTAAATGTAGATGTATACAACGAAGTTTCATGGAGACAAGGTGTTTTTAGTTTTGAAAATAAACCATTAAAGGAGATTATGAAGGTATTATCCAGATGGTATAATATGAATGTCGTATTTATTAATGAAGAAATAGGAAATGAAGCGTTTACAGGGGTTTTGGGCAAAGATCAAAACATAGAAGATATTTTAGCTACCATTAAAAACTTTGGAATCATCAACAATTATTATATAAAGAACAAAACAATAACATTGAAATAA
- a CDS encoding RNA polymerase sigma-70 factor gives MSHNSATGLKKVKIREQNVNFASKRKSLNHFFLKIVLVEIEKQIIDFNSTTLNTHSEPYQLTLKEYKKTFDSLYTLLCLFANKYLNDIEASKDIVQVVFIKIWEDNIEFRSEENIKSYLYTSVKNKSLDYIKSKRVTSTEKLSSIKIEDMETEPFYLREVVVLETHSIVEKAIKTLPKKCAQIIRLSINNFTNPEIATELGISINTVKAQKKIAYKKLKPILKDYLILIAFVFDLGD, from the coding sequence GTGTCGCATAACAGCGCTACGGGACTTAAAAAAGTCAAAATTAGGGAGCAAAATGTGAATTTTGCAAGTAAAAGAAAAAGTTTAAATCACTTCTTTTTAAAAATAGTATTAGTTGAGATAGAAAAGCAGATTATTGATTTTAATTCAACAACTTTGAACACTCATAGCGAACCATATCAGCTTACATTAAAAGAGTATAAAAAAACATTTGACTCTTTGTATACATTGCTATGTTTATTCGCTAACAAATATTTAAATGATATTGAAGCATCAAAAGATATTGTTCAAGTAGTTTTCATTAAAATTTGGGAAGATAATATTGAGTTTCGTAGCGAAGAAAATATTAAATCCTATTTATATACTTCAGTAAAAAATAAATCGCTCGATTATATTAAGAGTAAACGTGTTACATCAACCGAAAAATTGTCATCCATAAAAATAGAAGACATGGAAACAGAGCCTTTTTATTTAAGAGAGGTTGTGGTTTTAGAAACCCACAGTATTGTTGAAAAGGCTATAAAAACATTGCCTAAAAAGTGCGCACAAATTATTAGGTTAAGTATTAATAATTTTACGAATCCAGAGATAGCTACCGAACTGGGCATATCGATAAACACCGTTAAAGCCCAAAAAAAAATTGCATATAAAAAACTAAAGCCTATCCTAAAAGATTACCTCATTCTTATAGCTTTTGTTTTTGATTTAGGTGATTAG
- the dinB gene encoding DNA polymerase IV: MLTDLPIRKIIHVDMDAFYASVEQMDDPELKGKPIAVGGSGKRGVISAASYEARKFGVKSAMAGNLAVKLCPELIFVRPHFERYAEISKKIRKIFHDYTDLVEPLSLDEAYLDVTHNKKGNPSASLIAKEIRERIFNEVGLTASAGISINKFVAKVASDFNKPNGQKTVNPEEVFEFLEALDIRKFYGVGKVTAEKMYQLGIFTGKDLKQKSIDYLDEHFGKSGRYYYYVVRGIHNSEVKPNRIRKSLAAERTFSENLSSEVFMLEKLEHIADEVSRRLTKSKVSGKTITLKIKYSDFTLQTRSKTLHYFISDKSLIFETAKDLLYQEKLSNSVRLLGISMSNLNTETKKTHEQKSVSVQLKFEF; encoded by the coding sequence ATGTTGACCGATTTACCAATACGAAAAATTATTCATGTTGATATGGATGCGTTTTATGCCTCTGTGGAACAAATGGATGACCCAGAACTCAAAGGGAAACCCATTGCTGTTGGTGGAAGTGGTAAACGCGGTGTCATTAGTGCAGCAAGTTACGAAGCTAGAAAGTTTGGAGTAAAAAGTGCAATGGCTGGAAATTTGGCTGTAAAACTATGTCCAGAACTCATTTTTGTGAGACCACATTTTGAACGTTATGCTGAAATTTCAAAAAAAATCCGAAAAATTTTTCATGACTATACCGATTTGGTAGAGCCACTCTCTTTAGATGAAGCTTATTTAGATGTTACCCACAATAAAAAAGGCAACCCAAGCGCCTCTTTAATTGCAAAAGAAATAAGGGAGCGTATTTTTAATGAAGTGGGCTTAACGGCATCGGCAGGTATTTCTATTAATAAATTTGTGGCGAAAGTAGCCAGCGATTTTAATAAACCTAACGGACAAAAAACAGTAAATCCTGAAGAGGTTTTTGAATTTTTGGAAGCACTTGATATTAGGAAATTTTATGGCGTTGGTAAGGTAACTGCTGAAAAAATGTATCAATTAGGTATTTTTACTGGAAAAGATTTAAAACAAAAATCCATTGATTATTTAGATGAACATTTTGGAAAATCCGGTCGGTACTATTATTATGTGGTTAGAGGCATTCATAATAGTGAGGTAAAACCAAACCGAATTAGAAAAAGTTTAGCTGCCGAACGGACCTTTAGTGAAAATTTATCGAGCGAAGTATTTATGCTTGAAAAGCTAGAACATATTGCCGATGAAGTTTCCCGACGCTTAACAAAAAGCAAAGTATCTGGTAAAACCATAACATTAAAGATAAAATATAGCGATTTTACTTTGCAAACCCGAAGCAAAACCTTGCACTATTTTATTAGTGATAAATCATTAATTTTTGAAACTGCAAAAGATTTACTCTACCAAGAAAAACTGAGCAATTCGGTGCGGTTGCTTGGTATTTCTATGTCTAATTTAAACACCGAAACAAAAAAAACACATGAACAAAAAAGTGTGAGCGTACAACTAAAGTTTGAGTTTTAA
- a CDS encoding CYTH domain-containing protein yields MVEIERKFLVTSNSYKNEAFKSTRIIQGFLNTHKDRTVRIRLKGNTGFITVKGLSTNDGLSRFEWEKGLLKEEAEALLKLCEPGVIDKIRYEVKFGDHIFEVDEFYSENEGLVIAEVELNTENEAFLKPDWLGEEVTGTIKYYNSQLSKRPFKTW; encoded by the coding sequence ATGGTAGAAATTGAACGCAAATTTTTAGTAACTTCAAATAGTTATAAAAATGAAGCTTTTAAAAGCACAAGGATTATACAAGGGTTTTTAAATACGCATAAAGACCGAACCGTGAGAATTCGATTAAAAGGAAATACTGGATTTATAACTGTAAAGGGATTATCTACTAATGATGGTTTATCGCGTTTTGAATGGGAAAAAGGACTATTAAAAGAAGAGGCCGAAGCACTTTTAAAGCTATGTGAACCAGGTGTTATTGATAAAATCCGTTATGAAGTAAAATTTGGAGATCATATTTTTGAAGTGGATGAATTTTATAGTGAAAACGAAGGATTAGTCATTGCTGAAGTTGAATTAAATACCGAAAATGAGGCATTCTTAAAACCCGATTGGTTAGGTGAAGAAGTTACTGGAACTATTAAATATTACAATTCACAATTAAGCAAAAGACCATTTAAAACATGGTAA
- a CDS encoding YciI family protein: MKKFIVICFSILAMVSCRKKEKENTVVEETAKDTVILEIVEKPVKKSTKEIKEDLKAKGFKTFDYVDEKTKDTILMQQYFVAFLKNGPIRTQNEEEAEILQEEHLAYLGKMYELGYADISGPFGDKGDIRGITIYNVPTLKMADSLANADPMVKAGRLVIEIHPWWAAKGFSLR; the protein is encoded by the coding sequence ATGAAAAAATTTATAGTAATATGTTTTTCAATATTGGCAATGGTGTCATGTAGAAAAAAAGAAAAGGAAAATACCGTCGTAGAAGAAACCGCCAAAGACACAGTAATACTTGAAATTGTAGAAAAACCCGTTAAAAAATCGACAAAAGAAATTAAAGAAGACCTAAAAGCTAAAGGGTTTAAAACCTTTGATTATGTTGATGAAAAAACAAAAGATACCATTTTAATGCAGCAATATTTTGTAGCGTTTTTAAAAAACGGTCCCATTCGTACGCAAAACGAAGAAGAAGCAGAGATTTTACAAGAAGAACATTTGGCTTATTTAGGCAAAATGTACGAGTTGGGCTATGCTGATATTTCTGGGCCTTTTGGAGACAAAGGTGATATTAGAGGTATTACAATCTATAATGTGCCAACCCTTAAAATGGCCGATAGTTTAGCGAATGCAGACCCCATGGTAAAAGCTGGGCGTTTGGTTATAGAAATACACCCTTGGTGGGCGGCAAAGGGCTTTTCGCTTAGGTAA
- a CDS encoding endonuclease/exonuclease/phosphatase family protein: MIKIFKILYWIVNVVIITALLVVHFVLKERSFSDSLNYYAHPLPLIILVVLILSIFIEKRKYHFVLAGVLLLIWLGRSFKIHIPEPVNDLDLEVVFWNASRKNGFGEAFKESNSIPDIMVLVESKRVNMDSFQLKYPEYFFYKLRREICVFSKTEVHIESENTSNYSSTVIKFKTRGIDFYAVDVTGSPDVPRTWELDFVNKSIKTTQKTVILGDFNVPFESKNLKEIKENFNHAFNEKGNGFRETWLWNIPLLSLDHIWVSKDLKILKTQKINTFKSDHCILKTYVRK; the protein is encoded by the coding sequence ATGATTAAGATTTTTAAAATTCTTTATTGGATTGTAAATGTTGTAATAATCACAGCGCTTTTGGTAGTACATTTTGTTTTAAAAGAACGCAGTTTTTCGGATTCTTTAAATTATTATGCACACCCTTTACCGTTGATAATATTAGTCGTTTTAATATTATCTATCTTTATTGAAAAAAGAAAATATCATTTCGTTTTAGCAGGTGTTTTATTACTAATTTGGCTGGGAAGAAGTTTTAAGATCCATATTCCAGAGCCAGTAAATGATTTAGATTTAGAGGTGGTTTTTTGGAATGCATCCCGCAAGAATGGTTTTGGTGAAGCATTTAAAGAGAGTAATAGTATTCCAGATATAATGGTTCTGGTTGAGTCTAAAAGAGTTAACATGGATTCCTTCCAACTAAAATATCCAGAATATTTTTTTTATAAATTAAGAAGGGAAATATGTGTTTTTTCTAAAACTGAAGTACACATTGAAAGTGAGAATACATCCAATTACAGCTCAACGGTTATAAAATTTAAAACGAGGGGTATTGATTTTTATGCAGTTGATGTTACGGGAAGCCCCGATGTACCTCGTACTTGGGAGCTAGATTTTGTTAATAAATCAATTAAAACAACACAAAAAACTGTTATTTTGGGCGATTTTAATGTGCCTTTTGAATCTAAAAATTTAAAAGAAATTAAAGAAAATTTCAACCACGCTTTCAATGAAAAAGGAAATGGTTTTAGAGAAACGTGGTTATGGAACATACCGTTGCTTTCTCTCGACCATATTTGGGTTTCTAAAGATTTAAAGATTCTTAAAACTCAAAAAATTAATACGTTTAAAAGCGATCATTGTATACTTAAAACGTATGTTAGAAAATAA
- a CDS encoding ankyrin repeat domain-containing protein — protein sequence MRKIGIIFLVIILNGCKENLPGFDFESFKNTKAYDLAIAVKNENLGEIERILEKDESLVDYLDPEFGHSLLMLSVANNLQKSVSKLLEFGADPNKKSEPPSNMNNEVTTAVFIASDKAYKRNCETDILELLVKHGGKIDDKIDVKYLNSNYITKETPLMIAIKSDCIDLVKKIVELGADINGYNYINGKGPLANCIVHDNLDILEYLIIERKAEIPSYIFVRPSHNNTPRQELTIIEFLNEQKYPENSKNDLHRKRIINYIENR from the coding sequence ATGAGAAAAATCGGAATAATTTTTTTAGTAATAATATTAAATGGCTGTAAAGAAAATCTACCTGGTTTTGATTTTGAATCCTTTAAAAATACTAAAGCTTATGATTTAGCTATAGCGGTTAAAAATGAGAATTTAGGTGAAATAGAAAGAATTTTAGAAAAAGATGAATCTTTAGTAGATTATTTAGACCCTGAGTTTGGTCACTCACTTCTGATGCTATCAGTTGCTAATAATTTACAAAAATCAGTTTCTAAATTACTAGAGTTTGGTGCTGACCCAAATAAGAAATCAGAACCACCCTCTAATATGAATAATGAAGTTACAACTGCTGTTTTTATTGCTAGTGATAAGGCCTATAAAAGAAATTGTGAAACAGATATTTTAGAATTGCTTGTTAAACATGGAGGTAAAATAGATGATAAAATAGATGTAAAGTATCTTAATTCTAATTATATAACAAAAGAAACACCTTTAATGATTGCTATTAAGTCAGATTGTATTGATTTAGTAAAAAAAATAGTTGAATTAGGAGCGGATATTAATGGCTATAATTATATTAATGGAAAGGGACCTTTGGCTAATTGTATTGTACATGATAATTTAGACATACTGGAATATTTAATTATAGAAAGAAAAGCAGAAATACCAAGTTATATTTTTGTTAGGCCTTCGCATAATAATACACCTAGGCAGGAACTTACTATAATTGAATTTTTAAATGAACAAAAATACCCTGAAAACTCAAAAAATGATTTACATAGGAAAAGAATTATAAATTATATAGAAAATAGGTAG
- a CDS encoding type 1 periplasmic-binding domain-containing protein, with protein MENSVEAINNKNTEEYISLIEFDSVLKVWKGAGKKDNGYNDMADLLTNNKPQVIKMYSISYNMLIGTLEKIHKLDKWHFELKNFEMESIEEVSSYFFREKYIMKLEDDKNNQWTLRVNLTRFNDCYYITEPLELNYLSKGW; from the coding sequence ATGGAAAATTCAGTTGAAGCTATTAATAATAAAAACACAGAAGAATATATCTCTTTGATTGAGTTTGATAGTGTGTTGAAAGTTTGGAAAGGTGCTGGTAAAAAGGACAATGGTTATAATGATATGGCAGACTTATTAACTAATAACAAACCGCAGGTTATAAAAATGTATTCAATAAGCTACAATATGTTAATAGGCACTTTGGAAAAAATACATAAACTTGACAAATGGCATTTTGAACTTAAAAACTTTGAAATGGAAAGTATAGAGGAAGTGTCAAGTTATTTTTTTAGAGAAAAATACATCATGAAGCTTGAGGATGATAAAAATAATCAGTGGACTTTGAGAGTCAATTTAACTAGGTTTAATGATTGTTATTATATAACTGAACCTCTAGAGCTTAATTATCTAAGCAAGGGATGGTAG